A genomic window from Halogeometricum borinquense DSM 11551 includes:
- a CDS encoding RuvC family protein yields MIVVATADFELYHEIVGDLRDRGVAFTTVKPGAEIPDQADVVVVSGTDEVEIPSGVETVVASAGETRRAVEEAISILRGGGGRTVIGVDPGTRPGIAVLSGDTIVAAFHVPLADTVETIRQEVEDSPDAIVRIGDGARLQGSTIVNELEDVTVELVDETGTTPYLGTGARGMGDVLAAVNIARMNGEVVDSRDIEPTQGELQRIKDHSRRVSENNRTIDERLARRVAAGDLTVSEALAEHQSENNDGAENTETDGTE; encoded by the coding sequence GTGATAGTCGTCGCCACTGCTGACTTCGAACTCTACCACGAAATCGTGGGCGACCTCCGTGACAGGGGTGTCGCCTTCACCACGGTCAAACCCGGAGCCGAGATACCCGACCAAGCGGACGTCGTCGTCGTTTCTGGGACCGACGAGGTAGAGATTCCGTCGGGCGTCGAAACTGTCGTCGCGTCAGCAGGCGAAACCCGCCGCGCCGTCGAGGAAGCGATCAGTATCCTCCGCGGCGGCGGTGGTCGAACGGTCATCGGCGTAGACCCCGGCACTCGACCGGGGATCGCCGTACTCTCGGGTGACACCATCGTCGCCGCGTTTCACGTCCCGCTCGCCGACACGGTAGAAACCATCCGGCAGGAGGTCGAAGATAGTCCGGACGCCATCGTTCGTATCGGTGACGGCGCACGCCTCCAAGGTTCGACTATCGTAAACGAACTGGAAGACGTGACTGTCGAACTCGTCGATGAGACCGGAACAACGCCATATCTCGGAACCGGCGCCCGCGGGATGGGCGATGTCCTCGCCGCGGTCAACATCGCCCGGATGAACGGTGAGGTTGTTGACTCACGCGATATCGAACCGACCCAAGGCGAACTTCAGCGAATCAAAGACCACTCCCGCCGCGTCTCCGAGAACAACCGCACCATCGACGAACGACTCGCCCGCCGCGTCGCCGCGGGCGACCTCACCGTCTCGGAGGCACTGGCCGAACACCAATCGGAGAACAACGACGGCGCTGAAAACACCGAAACCGACGGTACGGAGTGA
- a CDS encoding S8 family serine peptidase: MTDDDWWTLLIVAVCVALVAASIGAVAMWGPIPTVSISSHSPDSSSLDDFDTASITGENVTVGVIDATGFDTEHPTLNGHVTATHAFGSEPTVRNRGQNGHGTAAAATVNRVAPNASLVLATFDSPRGFRDAVNWMVESNVDVIVAPVSFLGTAGDGSSLISRVATRATLEGVVFVASAGNLARGHWSGQYDTVRNGTLQFGADRRLYLSGDDRRITVWLSWPERFRSHDYTAELYRTGGGRTTLIARSQPYHGDNTPNKRFVVRTRPGGIYHVVVRGPQNATHVPLELSSPTHDFRQPTPSGSLTAPATAPGVLTVGALDPNTGRLEPFSSRGPTSDGRLGVDVVAPDRGVSPTFEGRFIGSSVSAPYAGGVAALVLSVDPDQSPREVEVLLEQTATDIGKPNADPATGYGKLNPTAAVRAAANETNGTAQTDV; this comes from the coding sequence ATGACAGACGACGATTGGTGGACCCTCCTCATCGTCGCTGTCTGCGTTGCCCTCGTTGCGGCCAGCATCGGTGCTGTGGCGATGTGGGGACCAATACCGACGGTATCGATCTCGTCTCATTCGCCCGATTCGTCCTCGCTCGACGATTTCGACACAGCGAGCATTACCGGTGAAAACGTTACTGTCGGCGTGATCGACGCGACCGGCTTCGACACTGAACATCCAACGCTAAACGGGCACGTCACCGCGACGCACGCATTCGGCTCTGAGCCGACGGTCAGAAACCGCGGGCAGAACGGTCATGGAACTGCCGCAGCGGCGACAGTCAACCGAGTCGCGCCGAATGCGTCGCTCGTGCTTGCTACCTTCGACTCGCCCCGCGGATTCCGTGATGCTGTCAATTGGATGGTCGAATCGAACGTGGACGTGATTGTCGCTCCCGTTTCCTTTCTGGGAACGGCGGGCGACGGGAGCAGTCTCATCTCCCGTGTTGCGACGAGGGCAACGCTTGAAGGCGTCGTCTTCGTCGCTTCCGCCGGAAATCTCGCACGCGGTCACTGGTCGGGGCAGTACGACACCGTCCGAAACGGGACGCTTCAGTTCGGTGCTGACCGGCGACTGTACCTCTCGGGCGACGACCGCCGTATAACCGTCTGGCTCTCGTGGCCCGAGCGATTCCGTTCGCACGACTACACCGCCGAACTCTACCGAACGGGCGGGGGTCGAACCACTCTCATCGCTCGCTCGCAACCGTACCACGGTGACAACACGCCGAACAAACGGTTTGTCGTCCGCACGCGTCCCGGCGGGATCTACCACGTCGTTGTTCGCGGCCCTCAGAACGCAACTCACGTCCCGCTCGAACTGTCGTCACCGACGCACGACTTCCGCCAACCGACACCGTCGGGAAGCCTCACCGCGCCTGCGACCGCCCCCGGTGTTCTCACAGTCGGCGCACTCGACCCGAATACGGGCCGGTTAGAGCCGTTTAGTTCACGCGGACCGACTTCCGACGGTCGCCTCGGCGTAGACGTGGTGGCTCCGGACCGCGGTGTTTCGCCCACTTTCGAGGGACGATTTATCGGATCGTCAGTTTCGGCACCGTACGCCGGCGGTGTGGCGGCGCTCGTTCTATCGGTAGATCCGGATCAATCCCCGCGCGAGGTGGAGGTTCTCCTCGAACAGACGGCGACAGACATCGGGAAGCCGAATGCAGATCCTGCGACGGGATATGGGAAGTTGAATCCGACGGCGGCGGTTCGGGCCGCGGCAAACGAGACGAACGGAACCGCTCAAACCGACGTTTGA
- a CDS encoding CBS domain-containing protein, whose amino-acid sequence MNIADIATPDFVEVDADKRLGKVRSIFERENSRGVIVTNDGEYAGVIGEKQLVRSRMEDDTKASAVMKSAPKIDRHEDVREAARMLVEGDTRIAPAYEGEKLYGIITGNDILEAVLDNLDAISVEDILTKDVVTIGEKSHVGQAINRLRENGISRLPVTDEDGKLTGVLTTHDIIEFSVRNADRQGRGDRRGDLDRMLDLPVYDLMSSPVITATPGEKIDTVVSRMFDNDIEGVVVTPTDSDTEVLGILTKTDVLRALTFTEEERMDVQITNIGLLETLTRDSVVDSITKVVDKYQQMQVHHAHVRFHEHKEKLRGTPLIQSQVRLRTSHGQVAGSGEGYGAEHAFHVALDKLERNVLELKGVNADEKYQGQVMRKLGDL is encoded by the coding sequence ATGAATATTGCTGATATTGCCACTCCCGATTTCGTCGAGGTTGATGCAGACAAACGGCTGGGAAAAGTCCGATCAATTTTCGAGCGCGAAAACTCTCGAGGGGTCATCGTGACTAACGACGGGGAGTACGCCGGTGTCATCGGCGAGAAGCAACTCGTTCGCTCTCGCATGGAAGACGACACGAAGGCGTCTGCGGTGATGAAATCCGCCCCGAAGATCGACCGTCACGAAGACGTTCGTGAGGCCGCCCGAATGCTGGTCGAAGGCGACACCCGAATCGCACCCGCCTACGAAGGCGAGAAACTCTACGGTATCATCACGGGTAACGACATCCTCGAAGCGGTGTTGGACAACCTTGACGCAATTTCCGTCGAGGACATTCTGACCAAGGATGTTGTCACCATCGGTGAGAAGTCCCACGTCGGGCAGGCGATCAACCGCCTGCGTGAGAACGGTATCTCCCGGCTTCCCGTTACCGACGAGGACGGTAAACTCACCGGCGTGTTGACCACGCACGACATCATCGAGTTCTCGGTCCGGAACGCTGACAGACAGGGCCGCGGCGACCGCCGCGGTGACCTCGACCGGATGCTCGACCTACCGGTGTACGACCTGATGTCTTCGCCCGTCATTACGGCGACGCCCGGCGAGAAGATCGATACGGTCGTCTCGCGGATGTTCGACAACGATATCGAGGGCGTCGTTGTCACGCCGACCGACAGCGACACCGAAGTGCTCGGCATCCTCACGAAGACGGACGTGCTTCGCGCACTGACGTTCACCGAAGAAGAGCGTATGGACGTGCAGATAACCAACATCGGCCTGCTGGAGACGCTCACGCGGGACAGCGTCGTTGACTCCATCACGAAGGTGGTGGACAAATACCAGCAGATGCAGGTTCACCACGCGCACGTCCGATTCCACGAACACAAAGAGAAACTCCGCGGGACGCCGCTTATCCAGAGTCAGGTCCGACTCCGCACCAGTCACGGACAGGTGGCCGGGAGCGGTGAAGGCTACGGCGCAGAACATGCCTTCCACGTCGCGCTCGACAAACTCGAACGCAACGTGCTCGAACTGAAAGGCGTCAACGCCGACGAGAAGTACCAAGGACAGGTCATGCGGAAACTCGGCGACCTGTAA
- the larC gene encoding nickel pincer cofactor biosynthesis protein LarC: protein MRTLAFDGRMGASGDMILASLLAAGADRDALAPVENALDVHYDVSTVVKNGISARRVRVRLDDTAGGGEGANDGHDADGGHEHAHEHGDHSHGHEHHHHAHDHSHGEGHTHDHSHGAGHTHDHSHGAGHTHDHSHGAGHTHDHSHGAGHTHDHSHGAGHTHDHSHGAGHTHDHSHGAGHTHDHSHGDHTEHPHDDDHAHETPAEGHGPHRAYAEVVEIVESMGLPNGVERDAKAIFRILGEAEAAVHGTELDETHFHEVGADDAIADIVGACLLLADLDVERVVTSPLSTGGGEQSMAHGTYPVPTPAVVEIAQRADWSLKGGPVEAELLTPTGAAILAHVAEGVESLPTLEIDASGYGAGGYDFPDHPNVLRTLVGDGAGRLIRDEITVLETNLDDAAPELLGGLQSTLKDVGARDVTILPATMKKSRPGHLVKVIVKPEDAERVANRLAVETGTLGIREHGAGHRWTASRRFETAELEIEDERHEVAVKVASDAEGAVYDYSAEFDEAQAVADETGLPIREVMRRAENIVAGDD, encoded by the coding sequence ATGCGTACACTTGCGTTCGACGGACGAATGGGTGCTAGTGGTGACATGATTCTCGCGTCGCTTCTCGCCGCCGGTGCCGACCGGGATGCACTGGCCCCTGTCGAGAACGCTCTCGATGTTCACTACGATGTCTCGACGGTGGTCAAAAACGGGATCTCCGCTCGTCGCGTTCGTGTCCGCTTGGATGATACTGCCGGCGGCGGCGAGGGAGCGAACGACGGACACGACGCTGACGGGGGCCACGAGCACGCGCACGAACACGGAGATCATAGCCACGGTCACGAACACCATCACCACGCACACGACCACTCCCACGGTGAAGGCCACACGCACGACCACTCTCACGGCGCAGGCCACACGCACGACCACTCTCACGGCGCAGGCCACACGCACGACCACTCTCACGGCGCAGGCCACACGCACGACCACTCTCACGGCGCAGGCCACACGCACGACCACTCTCACGGCGCAGGCCACACGCACGACCACTCTCACGGCGCAGGCCACACGCACGACCACTCTCACGGCGCAGGCCACACGCACGACCACTCTCACGGGGACCACACCGAACACCCCCACGACGATGATCATGCACACGAGACACCCGCTGAGGGACACGGTCCGCACCGCGCGTACGCAGAAGTAGTCGAGATAGTCGAGTCGATGGGCTTGCCGAACGGCGTCGAACGGGACGCGAAAGCTATTTTCCGGATTCTCGGCGAGGCGGAAGCAGCGGTCCACGGCACCGAGTTGGATGAGACGCATTTCCACGAAGTCGGCGCAGACGACGCCATCGCGGACATCGTCGGCGCGTGTCTCCTCCTCGCTGACCTCGACGTCGAACGCGTCGTCACGTCGCCTCTTTCGACCGGCGGCGGCGAGCAGTCGATGGCGCACGGTACGTATCCAGTTCCGACGCCCGCTGTCGTCGAAATCGCCCAGCGCGCCGACTGGTCGTTGAAAGGTGGTCCCGTCGAGGCGGAACTGTTGACGCCGACGGGCGCGGCAATTCTCGCGCACGTCGCCGAAGGCGTCGAGTCGCTCCCGACGCTCGAAATCGATGCCTCGGGGTACGGCGCGGGCGGATACGACTTTCCGGACCACCCGAACGTCCTGCGAACGCTCGTCGGCGACGGTGCGGGCCGTCTCATCCGCGACGAGATAACCGTCTTGGAGACGAACCTCGATGATGCCGCGCCGGAACTCCTCGGCGGTCTCCAATCGACGTTGAAAGACGTGGGCGCGCGCGACGTGACTATCCTTCCGGCGACGATGAAGAAGTCCCGACCCGGACATCTCGTCAAAGTCATCGTCAAACCGGAGGACGCCGAACGCGTCGCGAACCGCCTCGCTGTCGAGACGGGAACGCTCGGCATCCGAGAACACGGTGCCGGACACCGATGGACCGCATCTAGACGATTCGAGACAGCCGAACTCGAAATCGAGGACGAGAGACACGAGGTGGCGGTGAAAGTCGCGTCCGATGCCGAGGGAGCGGTGTACGATTACAGCGCCGAGTTCGATGAGGCTCAGGCCGTCGCCGACGAAACGGGCCTGCCAATCCGTGAGGTCATGCGACGCGCGGAGAACATCGTCGCAGGCGACGACTGA
- the radB gene encoding DNA repair and recombination protein RadB, whose protein sequence is MSESVTTGCRSLDDLLGGGFERGTVTQVYGPPAAGKTNVALSAAVRVAAAGGTVVYIDTEGLSVDRFQQLAEHVAGPEQSIEDVTSRLIVSEAHDFEEQEEAVRDTTEFAEQADLVVLDSATGFYRLERTMDKDGGESLRRVARQVTHLLSLARKHDLAVVITNQVFSDPDSDQIRALGGHTLEHWTGAVLRIDRFRGGNRRATLEKHRAKPAGETATFEITDGGISSTQL, encoded by the coding sequence GTGTCCGAGTCAGTTACTACCGGTTGCCGTTCGCTCGACGACCTCTTGGGGGGTGGGTTCGAGCGCGGCACCGTCACGCAGGTCTATGGACCTCCGGCGGCGGGGAAGACGAACGTCGCCCTCTCAGCGGCGGTTCGTGTCGCTGCTGCGGGCGGAACCGTCGTCTACATCGACACCGAGGGGCTCTCGGTGGACCGGTTCCAGCAACTCGCAGAACACGTCGCTGGACCGGAGCAGTCGATAGAGGACGTGACTTCTCGACTCATCGTCTCGGAGGCGCACGACTTCGAAGAACAGGAGGAAGCCGTCCGCGACACCACGGAGTTCGCCGAACAGGCCGACCTCGTAGTTCTCGACAGTGCAACCGGGTTCTACCGTCTCGAACGGACGATGGACAAAGACGGCGGGGAGTCGCTTCGCCGGGTCGCACGGCAGGTGACGCATCTGCTTTCGCTCGCTCGCAAACACGACCTCGCGGTGGTCATCACGAATCAGGTGTTCTCCGACCCCGACAGCGACCAGATTCGTGCCCTCGGCGGTCACACGCTCGAACACTGGACGGGGGCAGTGCTCCGAATTGACCGGTTCCGCGGCGGCAACCGCCGCGCAACACTGGAGAAACACCGCGCAAAACCTGCGGGTGAGACGGCTACGTTCGAGATCACCGACGGCGGCATCTCCTCGACGCAACTGTAG